One genomic region from Arthrobacter pigmenti encodes:
- a CDS encoding aspartate carbamoyltransferase catalytic subunit — translation MKHLLSTEDLSLTDAVRILDTAEEMAAVGEREVKKLPALRGRTVVNLFFEDSTRTRISFEAAAKRLSADVINFAAKGSSVSKGESLKDTAQTLEAMSADAVVIRHWASGAPARLAASGWIDAAVINAGDGTHEHPTQALLDAFTLRRHVCALAGRSSTGEDLRGLRIVIVGDVLHSRVARSNLWLLNTLGAEVTLVAPPTLFPVGIQAWPCKVSFDLDEALADNPHAIMMLRVQGERMNAAFFPSAREYSRTWGFDDDRLAALEATAGKDTIIMHPGPMNRGLEISSAAADSPRSTILAQVRNGVSVRMAALYLLLSGEDTATTTPAQEATV, via the coding sequence ATGAAACATCTTCTGTCCACCGAAGACCTCAGCCTGACCGACGCCGTGAGGATCCTCGACACCGCTGAGGAGATGGCAGCCGTCGGCGAACGCGAGGTGAAGAAGCTGCCGGCCCTCCGCGGGCGAACGGTAGTCAACCTCTTTTTCGAGGATTCGACCCGTACCCGCATTTCCTTCGAAGCAGCAGCGAAGCGACTCTCTGCGGATGTCATCAACTTCGCCGCGAAGGGATCGTCTGTCTCGAAGGGCGAGTCGCTGAAGGACACCGCGCAGACGCTCGAGGCGATGAGTGCTGATGCCGTAGTGATTCGTCACTGGGCCTCCGGCGCGCCCGCGCGCCTGGCCGCCTCGGGCTGGATCGACGCCGCAGTGATCAACGCAGGCGATGGGACCCACGAGCACCCGACCCAGGCTCTCCTCGACGCCTTCACGCTCCGCCGGCACGTCTGCGCACTGGCCGGGCGGTCATCAACCGGCGAGGACCTGCGCGGTCTTCGAATCGTGATCGTGGGCGACGTCCTGCACTCGCGCGTTGCCCGCTCCAACCTCTGGCTGCTGAACACCCTGGGAGCCGAGGTTACGCTCGTCGCGCCGCCCACCCTCTTTCCAGTGGGAATTCAGGCCTGGCCCTGCAAGGTCAGCTTCGACCTGGACGAGGCATTGGCGGACAATCCGCACGCGATCATGATGCTCAGGGTCCAGGGGGAGCGCATGAACGCTGCCTTCTTCCCCTCCGCGCGCGAATATTCCCGAACCTGGGGGTTCGACGATGACCGGCTCGCTGCGTTGGAGGCAACCGCCGGGAAAGACACCATCATCATGCATCCCGGGCCGATGAACCGTGGGCTGGAGATTTCCTCCGCCGCCGCGGATTCGCCCCGATCCACCATTCTCGCCCAGGTGCGCAACGGGGTCTCCGTTCGCATGGCCGCCCTGTACCTGCTGCTGTCCGGAGAGGACACAGCGACCACCACGCCCGCCCAGGAGGCAACCGTATGA
- a CDS encoding dihydroorotase, translating into MSNRYLIKGATVPSGERGVDILLERGRIVERGRALDATGAVVVDADGLILLPGMVDIHTHLREPGREDAETVETGTRAAALGGYTAVHAMANSSPVADTAGVVEQVHALGRRAGWVDVRPVGAVTVGLAGERLAELGAMAQSSAGVRVFSDDGICVSDPVLMRRALEYVKAFDGVVAQHAQEPRLTEGAQMNEGAVSAVLGLAGWPAVAEESIIARDVLLAQHVGSRLHVCHVSTAGSVEIIRWAKQRGINVTAEVTPHHLLLTDDLVRSWDPVYKVNPPLRTTEDVEALRIALADGTIDVVGTDHAPHPSEHKECEWAQAAMGMTGLETALSVVQHSMIETGLMSWERFAEATSILPSRIGRVAGQGRPLEVGETANVTLIDPAARWTVDPHRMATKGRNSPFAGLELPGAVVATLFAGHPTVLDGVLNSPHPSRDEVPAWT; encoded by the coding sequence ATGAGTAACCGCTACCTGATCAAGGGCGCAACGGTGCCCTCCGGTGAGAGGGGCGTAGACATCCTGCTTGAGCGGGGACGGATCGTGGAGCGGGGGCGCGCGCTCGACGCGACGGGCGCCGTCGTCGTCGACGCCGATGGCCTCATCCTCCTGCCCGGGATGGTGGACATCCACACCCACCTCCGCGAGCCTGGCAGGGAAGACGCCGAGACCGTGGAAACCGGGACCAGGGCCGCCGCGCTAGGCGGATACACGGCCGTCCATGCGATGGCCAACAGTTCTCCTGTGGCGGACACCGCCGGAGTGGTGGAACAGGTCCATGCCCTGGGCCGTCGTGCCGGTTGGGTGGACGTGCGTCCTGTTGGCGCCGTCACCGTCGGGCTGGCAGGGGAGCGGCTGGCAGAACTCGGAGCGATGGCGCAGTCCAGCGCCGGCGTAAGGGTCTTTTCCGACGACGGCATCTGCGTATCCGACCCGGTGCTGATGCGTCGCGCCCTGGAGTATGTGAAGGCGTTCGACGGCGTCGTCGCCCAACACGCACAGGAGCCCCGCCTGACCGAGGGCGCGCAAATGAACGAGGGTGCCGTCTCAGCTGTCCTGGGCCTGGCCGGCTGGCCCGCCGTGGCCGAGGAGAGCATCATCGCGCGGGACGTGCTGCTGGCCCAGCACGTCGGCTCGCGCCTGCACGTGTGCCACGTCTCGACGGCGGGCTCAGTGGAGATCATCCGCTGGGCAAAGCAGCGCGGGATCAACGTGACCGCTGAGGTAACACCGCATCACCTGTTGCTCACCGACGACCTCGTGCGTTCCTGGGATCCCGTCTACAAGGTGAACCCGCCGCTGCGGACCACGGAGGACGTCGAGGCACTCCGTATTGCACTTGCCGACGGCACGATCGACGTCGTGGGAACGGACCACGCACCGCACCCGTCGGAACACAAGGAGTGCGAGTGGGCGCAGGCCGCCATGGGCATGACCGGGCTCGAAACGGCGCTGTCCGTGGTCCAGCACAGCATGATCGAGACCGGGCTGATGAGCTGGGAGCGGTTCGCCGAGGCCACATCGATCCTCCCCTCGCGCATCGGGCGGGTCGCAGGCCAGGGCAGGCCGTTGGAGGTAGGCGAAACGGCGAATGTCACACTGATCGACCCGGCAGCCCGCTGGACGGTTGATCCCCATAGGATGGCTACCAAGGGCCGCAACAGCCCGTTCGCCGGCCTGGAACTGCCCGGTGCCGTCGTCGCCACCTTGTTTGCCGGCCACCCCACAGTGCTCGACGGTGTATTGAACTCACCACATCCGTCCAGAGATGAGGTTCCCGCATGGACGTAG
- the nusB gene encoding transcription antitermination factor NusB: protein MSARSKARRRALDILFEAEQRSVSPLEALQARREKTDTVINEYSVEVIEGVLSHGAQIDEFLSTYSQGWTLDRMPAVDRMILRVGTWELLYNEDVPDTVAVSEAVQLATMLSTDESPAFINGLLGRLQQLKPTLLA, encoded by the coding sequence GTGAGTGCCCGGAGCAAGGCGCGGCGTCGGGCACTGGACATCCTCTTCGAGGCCGAACAACGTTCAGTCTCCCCGCTCGAGGCGCTGCAGGCGCGGCGTGAGAAAACCGACACAGTCATCAACGAGTACTCAGTTGAGGTCATTGAGGGCGTCCTTTCACACGGTGCGCAGATTGACGAATTCCTGAGCACCTACTCACAGGGCTGGACGCTGGACCGGATGCCTGCAGTGGACCGCATGATCCTGCGCGTAGGAACCTGGGAGCTGTTGTACAACGAGGACGTGCCTGACACTGTGGCCGTCAGCGAGGCTGTGCAGCTGGCAACAATGCTCTCCACGGACGAGTCGCCTGCGTTCATCAACGGCCTCCTCGGTAGATTGCAGCAGCTCAAACCGACGCTGCTGGCCTAG
- the aroC gene encoding chorismate synthase: MLRWLTAGESHGPALVGIIEGMPAGVEVVSEGIQTALARRRLGYGRGARMKFEQDQVRIIGGVRHGRTQGGPVAIEIGNTEWPKWEQVMAADPVDQAVLEDSARNAPLTRPRPGHADFTGMQKYGFDEARPVLERASARETAARVALGTVAACFLEALDIRLVSHTVAVASVAVPEGSPVPAPRDVLALDEDPLRCFDRETSNAMVAEVDAAHKEGETLGGVVEVIAYGLPPGLGSYVHWDRRLDARLAAALMGIQAIKGVEVGDGFETARRRGSAAHDEIVREETGRIGRASNRAGGIEGGMSIGDVLRVRAAMKPIATVPRALQTIDVSTGDAAKAHHQRSDVCAVPAAGVVAEAMVALVLAEAVTEKFGGDSVTETRRNLESYLANIPSSLNSVLG, translated from the coding sequence ATGTTGCGTTGGTTGACGGCCGGGGAGTCCCACGGTCCTGCTCTGGTCGGAATCATTGAGGGGATGCCTGCCGGCGTCGAAGTCGTAAGCGAAGGGATCCAGACCGCCCTGGCCCGTCGCCGCCTTGGTTACGGGCGCGGTGCCCGCATGAAGTTCGAACAGGACCAGGTCCGTATCATCGGGGGTGTCCGGCACGGACGCACCCAGGGCGGCCCGGTGGCCATCGAGATTGGTAACACCGAGTGGCCGAAATGGGAGCAGGTCATGGCTGCTGATCCAGTGGATCAGGCGGTACTGGAAGACTCAGCCCGAAATGCGCCGCTCACCCGGCCGCGACCCGGCCACGCCGATTTCACCGGCATGCAGAAATACGGTTTCGACGAGGCCCGTCCGGTCCTCGAACGGGCCAGCGCCCGCGAGACAGCCGCCCGTGTTGCCCTCGGCACCGTTGCGGCCTGTTTCCTCGAAGCGTTGGACATCAGACTCGTCAGCCACACCGTGGCGGTCGCCTCCGTTGCTGTTCCGGAGGGCTCACCCGTGCCAGCTCCCCGGGACGTCCTTGCATTGGATGAAGACCCGCTGCGCTGCTTCGACAGGGAGACCTCGAACGCGATGGTCGCCGAAGTCGACGCCGCGCACAAGGAGGGCGAAACGCTCGGTGGAGTGGTCGAGGTCATCGCCTACGGACTGCCGCCGGGCCTTGGCAGCTACGTCCACTGGGACCGACGGCTGGACGCGCGGCTCGCCGCAGCCCTGATGGGCATCCAGGCGATCAAGGGTGTCGAAGTGGGAGACGGTTTCGAAACGGCCCGGCGGCGGGGATCGGCAGCACATGATGAGATTGTCCGGGAGGAAACGGGGCGTATCGGACGCGCATCCAACCGGGCGGGGGGCATTGAAGGCGGCATGAGCATTGGCGACGTCCTGAGGGTACGGGCCGCGATGAAACCGATCGCGACTGTGCCGAGGGCGTTGCAGACCATCGACGTCAGCACCGGTGACGCGGCGAAAGCCCATCACCAGCGTTCCGATGTCTGTGCTGTGCCCGCGGCCGGTGTGGTGGCGGAAGCCATGGTCGCACTTGTCCTCGCGGAGGCAGTAACCGAGAAATTCGGCGGCGATTCGGTGACGGAGACCAGGCGCAACCTCGAGTCCTACCTGGCCAACATTCCGTCGTCGTTGAACTCGGTCCTGGGCTGA
- a CDS encoding shikimate dehydrogenase, with amino-acid sequence MDEAVPPARFRAGVTGHPIAHSKSPKLHGAAYALLGVDCSYTAIDTLPDELGDLIADIRSDNAWRGLSVTMPHKAAALKHMDDVGPDVSALGVINTVLAKGEGPDRRLMGYNTDVAGIVNAVRHAGTGSVDHAVVLGGGGTAAAAVAALARLGVGLTDVCVRSIPKASGLVFLGERLGIDVRLTDFAEAANLCSNASLVISTLPPHGADELARELSGAAREVRESAGLLRVLLDVAYDPWPSAIAGVWAARGGVIVPGLEMLLYQAVEQVKLFAGDAFQDENAVINVMCDAVGAPRR; translated from the coding sequence GTGGACGAAGCGGTACCGCCGGCCCGTTTCCGGGCCGGCGTAACCGGCCATCCCATTGCACACTCGAAATCGCCGAAGTTGCACGGAGCTGCCTACGCACTTCTTGGTGTCGACTGCAGCTACACGGCTATTGACACACTGCCGGACGAACTCGGTGATCTGATCGCGGATATCCGGTCCGACAATGCATGGCGCGGACTGTCGGTCACCATGCCCCATAAAGCGGCTGCGCTGAAGCATATGGACGACGTCGGCCCGGATGTCAGCGCCCTCGGCGTCATCAACACGGTCCTCGCAAAGGGCGAGGGTCCCGATCGTCGGCTGATGGGCTACAACACGGACGTGGCCGGCATTGTGAACGCGGTCAGACATGCCGGCACCGGGTCTGTCGACCATGCGGTTGTGCTGGGCGGGGGCGGGACCGCAGCTGCCGCGGTCGCGGCGCTTGCCCGCCTCGGCGTGGGTCTCACAGACGTATGTGTGCGCTCCATACCGAAGGCTTCCGGTCTTGTCTTCCTCGGGGAGCGGCTCGGCATCGACGTCCGTCTAACGGACTTTGCTGAGGCGGCGAACCTGTGCTCGAACGCCTCCCTTGTCATCTCGACCCTGCCTCCCCATGGTGCAGACGAGCTGGCCCGTGAGCTGAGCGGCGCCGCTCGAGAGGTCCGCGAGAGCGCAGGATTGCTCCGTGTGCTTCTCGACGTTGCCTATGACCCATGGCCAAGTGCTATCGCCGGGGTTTGGGCGGCACGCGGTGGAGTGATCGTGCCGGGTCTTGAGATGCTGCTGTATCAGGCCGTTGAACAGGTGAAGCTCTTTGCAGGCGATGCCTTCCAGGACGAGAACGCTGTCATAAATGTGATGTGTGACGCGGTAGGGGCTCCTCGGCGCTGA
- the efp gene encoding elongation factor P → MATTNDIKNGTVLKLEGNLWNVLEFQHVKPGKGGAFVRTKLRNILSGKVVDKTFNAGLKIETATVDRRDYQYLYKDGEDFVFMDTTDYDQITVPGATVGNAENFMLESQMATIAMHEGSALYLELPPSVVLEITYTEPGLQGDRSTGGTKPATVETGYEIQVPLFLETGTKVKVDTRTGDYLGRVNE, encoded by the coding sequence GTGGCTACCACGAACGACATCAAGAACGGCACCGTGCTCAAGCTTGAGGGGAACCTCTGGAACGTGCTGGAATTCCAGCATGTGAAGCCGGGCAAGGGCGGAGCGTTTGTTCGCACCAAGCTCCGCAACATTTTGTCGGGCAAGGTCGTTGACAAGACTTTCAACGCGGGCCTGAAGATCGAAACCGCCACGGTGGACCGCCGGGATTACCAGTACCTGTACAAGGACGGCGAAGACTTCGTGTTCATGGACACCACGGACTATGACCAGATCACTGTCCCCGGTGCAACCGTCGGCAACGCTGAGAACTTCATGCTCGAAAGCCAGATGGCTACGATCGCCATGCACGAAGGGTCGGCCCTGTACCTCGAGCTGCCGCCCTCGGTGGTTCTGGAAATCACCTACACCGAACCCGGTCTGCAGGGCGACCGCTCCACCGGCGGCACCAAGCCGGCAACCGTAGAAACAGGATATGAAATCCAGGTTCCGCTCTTCCTGGAAACCGGGACCAAGGTCAAGGTCGATACCCGTACGGGCGATTACCTGGGACGCGTCAACGAGTGA
- a CDS encoding shikimate kinase, giving the protein MSPAGEKPLVLIGLMATGKSTVGRRVAVRHGWRFVDTDAVIVDRHGSIAEIFAQRGESGFREVEAAVVAEVLSGADGNTVVSLGGGSVLHERTQELLSMALVAYLDADVATVLPRLEGDTGRPLLADGAGEVWARLDRERRPVYEALADLVIDTRDATIDDVVNRLEEQVHRLGPAEGKDHGNDR; this is encoded by the coding sequence ATGTCGCCGGCGGGCGAAAAACCGCTGGTGCTGATCGGCCTGATGGCCACTGGAAAATCGACGGTCGGCAGGCGGGTGGCGGTCCGCCACGGTTGGCGGTTTGTTGATACGGACGCCGTGATCGTGGACCGCCACGGTTCAATCGCCGAAATCTTCGCCCAGCGCGGAGAGAGCGGTTTCCGGGAGGTGGAGGCCGCCGTCGTCGCCGAGGTGCTTTCGGGGGCGGACGGGAATACGGTGGTCTCGCTCGGAGGAGGTTCGGTGCTGCACGAGCGCACACAGGAGCTGCTCTCAATGGCACTGGTGGCCTATCTGGACGCCGACGTCGCCACGGTGTTGCCGCGGCTTGAGGGAGACACCGGCCGACCGTTGCTGGCCGACGGCGCCGGTGAGGTTTGGGCGCGTCTGGACCGTGAGCGGCGTCCGGTGTACGAGGCGCTGGCAGATCTGGTGATCGACACAAGGGACGCAACAATCGACGACGTCGTCAATCGACTTGAGGAGCAGGTTCACCGCCTGGGCCCTGCTGAAGGAAAGGACCACGGCAATGACCGCTGA
- a CDS encoding PrsW family intramembrane metalloprotease, which produces MLNALLLVFAAVAVAGIGVLLTGMLGAEALFLCALLALIPLAICFLGVRWVDRWDPEPRGALAFAFLWGAGMSVAVTLLAGPTVTAMLTVALDGTAPDVVGAVFQAPLVEEVAKGLGVLVLMFSRRSHFDGPVDGIVYAGTVGAGFAFTENILYFGSAIAGPADLGGLLAVFVMRGLFSPFAHVMFTAALGFVLGMAVVKDRSPGRLIGAFAVGLVPAIAGHMLWNGGLVVLFTDFFEFYFLLQLPLFIAFILGVLWLRRAERKLTFQRLTDYAQAGWLTAEEVGLIASPRGRIQGLGWAGAIGARPLMKHFISSGTRLGFVRQRLLAGHGSPMDAEHETQLLNDLTATRELMFAAAAARRV; this is translated from the coding sequence ATGTTGAATGCGCTTTTGCTCGTCTTCGCGGCGGTTGCCGTGGCCGGGATCGGAGTACTGCTCACCGGGATGCTGGGGGCTGAAGCGCTGTTCCTCTGCGCACTGCTGGCGCTTATTCCCCTTGCCATCTGCTTTCTCGGAGTCCGCTGGGTTGACCGCTGGGATCCAGAACCGCGGGGTGCGCTGGCTTTCGCATTCCTGTGGGGGGCCGGCATGTCGGTCGCAGTCACCCTGCTGGCCGGTCCCACGGTGACCGCCATGCTTACGGTCGCGTTGGACGGAACCGCTCCCGACGTCGTTGGTGCCGTATTTCAGGCGCCCCTCGTCGAGGAAGTGGCCAAAGGGCTGGGCGTGCTCGTGCTTATGTTCTCCCGCCGCAGCCACTTCGACGGTCCGGTGGACGGAATCGTTTATGCCGGCACCGTGGGTGCCGGATTCGCCTTCACTGAAAACATTCTCTACTTCGGATCAGCGATTGCTGGTCCGGCGGACCTCGGCGGCCTACTGGCGGTCTTCGTGATGCGCGGACTCTTCTCTCCCTTCGCGCATGTGATGTTCACGGCCGCCCTTGGTTTTGTCCTTGGTATGGCTGTCGTCAAGGATCGGTCCCCCGGACGGCTGATCGGCGCGTTCGCCGTCGGCCTGGTTCCGGCGATTGCCGGCCATATGCTATGGAACGGTGGCCTGGTGGTCCTGTTTACCGACTTCTTCGAGTTCTACTTCCTACTCCAGCTTCCGCTCTTTATTGCTTTCATCCTCGGGGTGCTCTGGCTGCGCCGGGCCGAGCGAAAACTGACGTTCCAGCGCCTTACGGATTATGCGCAGGCGGGTTGGCTCACCGCGGAGGAAGTCGGCCTCATCGCTTCCCCGCGCGGACGTATACAGGGGCTCGGCTGGGCGGGGGCGATCGGAGCCCGTCCGCTGATGAAGCACTTCATCAGCTCAGGGACCAGGCTTGGATTTGTGAGGCAGCGGCTGCTGGCCGGGCACGGCTCACCAATGGACGCCGAGCATGAGACACAGCTACTCAATGACCTGACCGCCACCCGCGAGCTCATGTTCGCCGCCGCGGCAGCCCGCCGCGTGTGA
- the aroB gene encoding 3-dehydroquinate synthase, translating into MTAEPTTIRVTGSAPAENYDVLVGRGLLDRLEPLLGERVRRVLVIHPRALRTTGDTVREQLADAGFTAVTAEIPDAEEGKHIQVAAFCWQVLGQNDFTRSDAVVAVGGGAVTDVAGFVAATWLRGVKVIHLPTTLLGMVDAAVGGKTGINTAEGKNLVGAFHPPAGVLADLDALGTLPVNELVTGMAEVVKCGFIADPRILELIEANPEAVKDPASETVRELVERSIAVKAAVVSEDFKESGRREFLNYGHTLAHAIELAERYSWRHGAAVSVGLVFAAELARMVGRLDDATADRHRTILESLGLPVSYRRDRWSALLDGMRRDKKARGDLLRFVVLDDIAKPGILDVPDTSLLFATYQEIAS; encoded by the coding sequence ATGACCGCTGAGCCCACTACCATCCGCGTTACGGGCAGTGCCCCGGCGGAGAACTACGACGTCCTCGTGGGGCGCGGGCTGCTCGACCGGCTGGAGCCATTGCTGGGGGAGCGCGTTCGGCGCGTCCTCGTGATCCACCCCCGGGCGCTGCGCACCACCGGAGACACGGTGCGCGAGCAGTTGGCCGATGCCGGCTTCACCGCGGTGACCGCAGAGATTCCGGACGCCGAGGAAGGCAAGCACATCCAGGTCGCAGCTTTCTGCTGGCAGGTGCTTGGCCAGAACGACTTCACGCGGTCTGACGCCGTTGTGGCCGTCGGGGGCGGTGCTGTCACCGACGTCGCCGGTTTTGTCGCAGCGACCTGGCTCCGCGGGGTCAAGGTCATCCACCTTCCGACAACCCTCCTCGGGATGGTCGATGCCGCAGTGGGAGGCAAAACCGGAATCAACACTGCCGAGGGCAAGAACCTGGTAGGCGCCTTTCATCCGCCGGCCGGTGTGCTGGCCGACCTCGATGCCCTCGGCACGCTGCCCGTGAACGAGCTGGTCACGGGAATGGCCGAGGTCGTGAAATGCGGATTCATCGCCGATCCCCGCATCCTCGAACTCATCGAGGCGAATCCCGAAGCGGTAAAGGATCCTGCGAGCGAGACCGTCCGTGAACTGGTTGAACGCTCCATTGCCGTGAAGGCAGCCGTTGTTTCCGAGGACTTCAAGGAATCCGGACGCCGTGAGTTCCTGAACTACGGGCATACCCTTGCCCACGCCATCGAACTCGCTGAAAGATATTCCTGGCGTCACGGCGCAGCGGTTTCTGTGGGATTGGTCTTCGCTGCGGAACTGGCCCGCATGGTGGGGCGCCTGGACGACGCCACGGCTGACCGGCACCGTACAATCCTTGAATCTCTTGGACTGCCCGTGTCCTACCGAAGGGATCGTTGGTCAGCACTCCTGGATGGTATGCGCCGGGATAAGAAAGCACGCGGGGACCTCCTGCGCTTCGTCGTGCTCGACGACATCGCGAAACCTGGAATCCTCGACGTACCGGACACATCGCTCCTCTTCGCGACCTACCAGGAGATCGCGTCCTGA
- the pyrR gene encoding bifunctional pyr operon transcriptional regulator/uracil phosphoribosyltransferase PyrR, producing the protein MSVPNAEPGGSIARVVLGEADIDRALTRIAHEILEANKGSDNLVLLGIPRRGFPLAQRLAHKISRTDPAVDAEAIVGRLDVTMFRDDLRRHPTRPPGPTKLPPSGIDDRVLVLVDDVLYSGRTIRAALDAIVDLGRPRSVRLAVLVDRGHRELPIRADHVGKNLPTSSAEKVRVRISEVDSVDEVVIEGPA; encoded by the coding sequence ATGAGTGTGCCCAATGCCGAACCCGGCGGATCAATCGCACGAGTCGTGCTCGGTGAAGCCGACATTGACCGGGCCCTGACCCGGATTGCCCACGAGATCCTTGAAGCCAACAAAGGCTCGGATAATCTCGTCCTTCTTGGGATTCCCAGGCGCGGATTTCCGCTCGCCCAGCGCCTTGCCCACAAGATTTCCCGAACTGATCCCGCGGTGGATGCCGAAGCGATTGTCGGCCGCCTCGACGTCACCATGTTCCGCGACGATCTTCGACGGCACCCAACGCGCCCTCCCGGACCAACCAAGCTGCCGCCGTCGGGCATTGACGATCGGGTTCTCGTGCTGGTCGATGACGTCCTGTATTCCGGCCGCACCATCCGTGCGGCCCTTGACGCCATCGTCGACCTCGGCAGGCCGCGGAGCGTACGGCTCGCAGTATTGGTGGACCGCGGACATCGCGAGCTTCCCATCCGGGCCGATCATGTGGGAAAAAACCTTCCCACCTCATCGGCGGAGAAGGTCCGCGTGCGCATCAGCGAGGTTGACTCGGTGGACGAAGTAGTGATCGAAGGGCCGGCATGA
- the carA gene encoding glutamine-hydrolyzing carbamoyl-phosphate synthase small subunit: protein MTTHAEVTRAGTAAVLVLEDGRTFRGSGYGAQGTALGEAVFATGMTGYQETITDPSYARQLVVQTAPHIGNTGVNRDDAESRRIWVSGYIVRDAARRPSNWRSEKSLDEELVEQGVVGIQGVDTRAITRHLRERGAMKAGIFSGPDAARSDAELLAEVTAQRSMEGSRLAEEVSIDSSYVVEPSDHGWEGGPRFTVAALDLGIKAMTPKHFAQRGVRTVVLPADASYEDVVAAGADGVFMSNGPGDPSTADAQVALLRRVLDGRVPFFGICFGNQILGRALGFGTYKLRYGHRGINQPVLDRRTGKVEITSQNHGFAVDAPLDGPVTAPEERFGRVEVSHVSLNDDVVEGLACLDLPAFSVQYHPEAAAGPHDSAYLFDRFIDLMTDAANADRDGSDEPDASDVSKAPTPAQEEN from the coding sequence GTGACAACACACGCGGAGGTAACGCGGGCGGGCACGGCAGCGGTTCTGGTGCTGGAAGACGGACGGACGTTCCGGGGGAGCGGCTATGGCGCTCAGGGAACGGCGCTTGGCGAAGCTGTTTTCGCCACCGGCATGACGGGCTACCAGGAAACCATCACTGATCCTTCCTACGCGCGTCAGCTCGTGGTGCAGACAGCTCCCCACATCGGGAACACCGGGGTGAACCGGGACGACGCCGAATCGCGCCGGATCTGGGTGTCCGGCTACATCGTGCGCGACGCCGCCCGGCGCCCCTCGAACTGGAGATCCGAAAAAAGTCTTGACGAGGAACTCGTCGAACAGGGTGTCGTGGGCATCCAGGGCGTGGACACACGCGCCATCACCCGGCACCTGCGTGAGCGTGGCGCTATGAAGGCGGGCATCTTCTCGGGCCCGGACGCCGCACGCAGCGACGCCGAGCTGCTCGCGGAGGTTACCGCTCAGCGCAGCATGGAGGGTTCGCGCCTTGCCGAGGAAGTCAGCATCGACTCAAGCTACGTCGTTGAGCCTTCCGATCATGGCTGGGAGGGGGGCCCGCGCTTCACCGTGGCGGCCCTGGACCTCGGCATCAAGGCTATGACGCCCAAGCACTTCGCGCAGCGGGGCGTACGCACGGTGGTCCTGCCGGCGGACGCCTCCTACGAGGACGTTGTTGCCGCGGGAGCTGACGGCGTGTTCATGTCCAACGGCCCAGGAGATCCATCCACCGCGGACGCGCAGGTTGCGCTCCTGCGGCGTGTCCTGGATGGCCGCGTGCCGTTCTTCGGGATTTGTTTCGGAAACCAGATTCTCGGCCGGGCACTCGGCTTCGGCACCTACAAGCTCCGCTACGGCCACCGGGGCATCAACCAGCCGGTGCTCGACCGCCGGACCGGCAAGGTTGAAATCACGAGCCAGAACCACGGGTTTGCAGTCGATGCGCCGCTGGATGGCCCGGTGACCGCTCCCGAGGAGCGGTTCGGCCGGGTGGAAGTCAGCCACGTCAGCCTGAACGACGACGTCGTGGAGGGCCTTGCGTGCCTCGACCTCCCCGCCTTCTCGGTCCAGTACCATCCGGAGGCAGCCGCCGGCCCCCATGACTCCGCTTACCTGTTCGACCGGTTCATCGACCTCATGACCGATGCCGCCAACGCAGACCGCGATGGCTCGGATGAGCCTGATGCCTCCGACGTCTCAAAAGCTCCCACCCCCGCGCAGGAAGAAAACTAG